The DNA region ttattaattaatcccagaccaaaacatggctccagttcatttgaaagcctgactcttggcatcacccatctgaactggaggacagaaaagccacttttgtttgtggttgtatatcggccccctgctgggccacattcagagttcctgtctgacttctctgacttcttatctgacttggtccttagatcagataaagtcattattggAGACTTGAATATGCATGTacacgttgtaaatgacagctttagaaatgatttcattttattacttgagtcagttggtttaaacagttggcatttttctctttgatgttaAGTTGGccttttagtctttgatctcctttgtatcaaacacatcagatctatcTCTTTaagcacacgcctgaggagctcaacactcttgtaccacactggtgaccagcagacgcatcgaTGGCACAGCGAGgaaccagcagctgaaggcagagcaagaaccactggaatcatcaatggagacttggagggaagagagggtccagcacctcagagaagtcctggcagagaaggaggagcagctcagcagggcagtgaagaggcaTCAGATGCGGACTGTGGCCCATatggagaccctgacccagctgaacaccacacaagctgctctgaaggagagcaacctcaaatgtgcgtctctggaggaaaccctccacagtcagcagcaggagaaagaggagcgacacaagagagagctgatggagcaggaggaaggcttcAATCAGAAGCTCCTTCTGAATGAGGAGGAATTTGTGAGGAAGCTCGAGGAAGAGAAGCACAGATctaatgaagaggaagaggccttgaggcagcagctctttctaaaagaaaaaaaattcacaaaaTGCTGGAAGAAGAGCAAAATAAATATAACGAGATGATCGTTGATAAAGAAGGGtcgatgaagcagcagctgttgactcAAGAGGAGACGtataacaagatgctggctgatgtttgtcagcggtgggagaggacATCTCAAAAATGGGTCCACatgagggaagagctggagcagaaggtccTGGAGAGCCAACGGTTGaggcaagaggagcaggagaggaccaAAGAGgatctccagaggctctctgaagcgatcctccagcttgaggtgagatgctttcgcctttgttcctcttccagaagatttcagatgatgttcagtgaaatctaaaacaatctctcttttctgcagcttcaagtattaaagaaaaagaagaagaaaagcttctGGAGATGGGTCTGCAAAaggatgaggttctggaaaagaTAGTGAagaacaattccagagctcccaaagccctcctcctcctcctcctcctcctctagatCCTGACTTCCACAGCGTcacattcaagattcaagattgaagatttactttattcatcctcGTAGGGGAATTGAATTGTAGAAgtagcctaacgtggattaatataactgtagtgcaggttttgtatttacaaagtatagaaatagaataaataaatacaaataagattagaatgttataagtaTGTATACAGCATATAGTATaagaatatatataatatttacataatataatatatgcatattataagcattataagcatatatacataaatatagaaaaaatataaataaaattacaacataaatattaaaattattgttattggctgggtttggatgaatttaatggcggacggcaggaatgacttcctgtaccgttccatAGAGCATcctgtcttcatcagttttcttttaaagtataatcattgtttatggtctatgtttggatctatgatgtcgaaacaataaaactcaaagtaaaccaccagattgtagatgttgtcaatggcagctttagaaacGGCTTCATTTCAtgacttgagtcagttggtttcctccagcagatgaaccaaccaactcatagcttcaaccacaccctagatctagtcctgacttatggtgttgaggtagaacatgtgtcagtgttccctcagaaccccctcctgtcagaccattctttgatcacttttacatttacgattaaggattcttctatgctcagagcacagtcttactatagcagatgtctctcagataatgctgtagctaagtttaaggaagtgatctcagtgctgatcccaggaccaccgtgtgtttccccagggatctatcattataatctgagccctgctgaggtcgactctattgctgaaggtgcagcaacctcactgagaatcacacttgattctgttgcccccctgaaaaagagaaTAGttaatcagaggaggtgtgccccctggtataattcacatatcaggaccctcaagcagaatgtgtgaagactggaaaggaagtggcattcttgtaaaatagatagctatcatgtagcctggaaagactgtctattagtttacaaaaaggccctccgtaaggctagaacatcttatttttcttctttaattgaagaaaacaagaacaaccccaggtttcttttcagcactgtggccaaattaaccaagagtcacagtgttttagatccacgtatcctttcttcccttagtggtgaagacttcatgactTCATTCTttactgataaagttctagctatcagagagaaagctaaccaggccatccctacaactgg from Takifugu flavidus isolate HTHZ2018 chromosome 15, ASM371156v2, whole genome shotgun sequence includes:
- the LOC130539187 gene encoding CXXC-type zinc finger protein 1-like, which encodes MLEEEQNKYNEMIVDKEGSMKQQLLTQEETYNKMLADVCQRWERTSQKWVHMREELEQKVLESQRLRQEEQERTKEDLQRLSEAILQLELQVLKKKKKKSFWRWVCKRMRFWKR